The Croceicoccus marinus genome contains a region encoding:
- a CDS encoding TetR/AcrR family transcriptional regulator produces MTLHRDPTAPLGSIAFDQDPARWMEGSAAFTRPQQQRSRDALERIVASAVGLFSRSGFDAARVSDIASEAGVPVGTVYQHFPDKEALLAAIVAGYRACRMREIRELCTSAEARAASPRQLVELHLDIVFSAFSADAGLLRLIERKRLEDVSVHRDQSMANDVVATWIADLLVERLPDRDPAELRRQVHYAHSIIRGAVVWSVLPTVGELGEGLKVTDTGFAVEALKMALRYLGIDE; encoded by the coding sequence ATGACGTTGCACCGCGACCCCACGGCCCCGCTCGGCTCGATCGCTTTCGATCAGGATCCCGCGCGATGGATGGAAGGCAGCGCCGCCTTCACCAGGCCGCAGCAGCAGCGCAGCCGGGACGCGCTCGAACGCATCGTGGCCAGCGCGGTCGGCCTGTTCTCCCGCAGCGGCTTCGACGCGGCGCGGGTGTCCGACATTGCCAGCGAAGCCGGCGTGCCAGTCGGCACCGTCTATCAGCATTTCCCCGACAAGGAGGCGCTGCTTGCGGCGATCGTTGCCGGATATCGCGCCTGCCGGATGCGCGAGATACGGGAACTGTGCACCTCTGCCGAGGCTCGTGCGGCCAGCCCGCGCCAGCTTGTCGAACTGCACCTCGACATCGTGTTCAGCGCATTCAGCGCGGATGCAGGCCTGCTCCGCCTGATCGAGCGCAAGCGGCTGGAAGACGTCAGCGTGCACCGCGACCAGAGCATGGCCAACGATGTGGTCGCGACCTGGATCGCGGATCTTCTGGTCGAACGACTGCCCGACCGCGACCCCGCCGAATTGCGGCGGCAGGTTCATTACGCCCACTCGATCATTCGCGGGGCGGTGGTATGGTCGGTGCTGCCAACGGTTGGCGAACTGGGCGAAGGTCTGAAGGTGACCGACACCGGATTCGCGGTCGAAGCCCTGAAAATGGCGCTGCGCTATCTTGGGATAGACGAGTAA